Genomic DNA from Streptomyces sp. PCS3-D2:
GGGCACACCGCGCACCCTGCCGCCCGGAACCGCGGCGGACGGCGCCGCCCACGGCGGTGCGCGCCGTTCCACGATCGGGGGAAAGGTCGTCCGCGGTGTTGACGCCCTGCTGCCCGGTGCGCGGGCCGTTCCGGTAGCCTGCCGACGTCACACGGCAGGTCCGGGCCGAGAGCCCGGTGGGATGGAGACGCGGCCATGGCCCTTCGATACGACTGCTCCACGGATTCGGCCCGGGCCGAGGGGCTGACCGCCGCCGCACTGGCGGTCCGGCGGGGCGACCTCGTGGTGCTCCCGACCGACACCGTCTACGGCATCGGTGCGGACGCCTTCAACCCCGACGCGGTGGACAGCCTGCTGGGAGCCAAGGGCCGCGACCGTGCGATGCCCTCGCCGGTCCTGGTCGCCTCCCCGGACGCCCTGCACGACCTCGTGGCCGATCTCCCGAAGCAGGGATGGGCGCTGGTGGAGGCCTTCTGGCCGGGCGGACTGACCCTGGTCACCCGCCACCTGCCCTCGCTGACCTGGGACCTCGGAGAGACGGGCGGTACGGTCGCCGTCCGGATGCCCTCGCACCCCGTTGCCCTCGCACTGCTCGCGGGGACCGGGCCGATGGCGGTTTCCAGCGCCAACTTGACCGGCCGCCCCTCCCCCCAGGACTGCGACGCCGCACAGGACATGCTGGGCGACTCCGTCTCCGTCTACCTCGACGGCGGTCCCACCGAGGCGGCCGTCGCCTCCTCGATCGTGGACCTCACCGGACCGGTTCCGGTCCTCAAGCGGGCCGGAGCCATCGGCGTCCACACCCTGCGCTCCGTAGTGCCCGACCTGCTGGAGGCGTGACCCTCGGTGGGTGGAGGCCCGGGCGGCGTCGTAGCCTGCGGTCATGAGTACATCGCTGTCACCGACTCCGTCCGAGGCCTTCGAGCTGCTGCTGGCCGGCAACCGGCGTTTCACCGCGGGTGCACCTGAGCACCCGAACCAGGACGCGGCACGCCGTACCGAGACCGCGCCCGCCCAACGTCCCTTCGCCGTCCTCTTCGGCTGTTCCGATTCCAGGCTGGCGGCCGAGATCATCTTCGACCGCGGGCTGGGCGACC
This window encodes:
- a CDS encoding L-threonylcarbamoyladenylate synthase, with protein sequence MALRYDCSTDSARAEGLTAAALAVRRGDLVVLPTDTVYGIGADAFNPDAVDSLLGAKGRDRAMPSPVLVASPDALHDLVADLPKQGWALVEAFWPGGLTLVTRHLPSLTWDLGETGGTVAVRMPSHPVALALLAGTGPMAVSSANLTGRPSPQDCDAAQDMLGDSVSVYLDGGPTEAAVASSIVDLTGPVPVLKRAGAIGVHTLRSVVPDLLEA